From the genome of Phoenix dactylifera cultivar Barhee BC4 chromosome 5, palm_55x_up_171113_PBpolish2nd_filt_p, whole genome shotgun sequence:
CGCAAAGCAGGATATTATTGTGTCAAACTCGGAGGACAAAAGCATTCGCATTTGGGATGCTACGAAGCGCACTGGTATTCAGACATTTCGCCGTGAACATGACCGTTTCTGGATTCTTGCTGCACATCCAGAAATGAACCTTCTTGCAGCTGGTCATGACAGCGGTATGATTGTTTTTAAATTGGAGAGAGAGCGCCCTGCTTTCTCTGTGAGTGGAGATGCTCTCTACTATGTAAAAGATCGGTTTTTGCGGTTCCATGAGTTTTCATCCGAAAAGGATAATCAAGTGGTTCCAATTAGAAGGCCTGGTTCTGTCAGCTTGAATCAGGGACCCAGAACACTGTCTTACAACCCCACAGAGAATGCTGTCTTGCTCTGCTCTGATGTGGATGGGGGATCATATGAACTCTATATTGTTCCCAAGGATTCTGCTGGAAGGGGTGATTTTATGCAGGAAGCAAAGAAGGGATCTGGGGGCTCAGCTGTTTTTGTAGCTCGCAACAGGTTTGCAGTTCTGGACAAGAGTAACAATCAAGCATTGGTGAAGAACCTTAAGAATGAGATTGTTAAAAAGAGTCCTCTTCCTATTGCTACAGATGCGATATTTTATGCCGGGACGGGCAATCTGTTGTGTAGGGCTGAGGATAGGGTGGTCATCTTTGATCTCCAGCAGAGGCTTGTTCTTGGGGAACTTCAGACCCCATCTGTCAAATATGTTGTTTGGTCAAGTGATATGGAGTCTGTTGCCTTGTTGAGCAAACATGCTATAGTCATTGCTAGCAAGAAACTTACGCACCGCTGCACGCTTCATGAGACCATCCGTGTCAAAAGTGGTGCCTGGGATGAGAATGGCGTCTTTATTTATACAACCTTGAACCATATTAAGTACTGCCTTCCTAATGGGGACAGTGGAATTGTGAGAACCCTTGATGTTCCTATTTACATAACCAAGGTTTCTGGTAGCAATATCTATTGCTTGGATCGTGACGGGAAGAATCGGGTTATGTCAATTGATGCTACAGAATACATTTTCAAGCTTGCCCTTTTGCGAAAAAGGTATGACCATGTGATGAGCATGATCAGGCATTCACAGCTATGTGGACAGGCTGTGATCGCATATCTGCAACAGAAAGGTTTCCCTGAAGTAGCTCTCCATTTTGTCAAAGATGAGAGGACCCGGTTCAACCTGGCTCTTGAGAGTGGCAACATCCAGATTGCCGTTGCTTCAGCAAAGGATATAGATGAGAAGGACTACTGGTACAGGTTGGGCATTGAGGCTCTCCGACAGGGAAACACCAGTATTATGGAATATGCGTACCAGAGGACTAAAAACTTCGAGAGGCTATCTTTTCTCTATCTTGTAACAGGGAACATGGAAAAACTGTCCAAAATGTTGAGGATAGCcgagattaaaaatgatgtgatggGCCAGTTCCACAATGCCATGTATCTCGGTGACGTACGCGAACGTGTCACGATCTTGGAGAGAGCTGGCCATTTGCCTCTTGCATATGTCACAGCTGCCACTCATGGGCTTGCTGATGTTGCTGACAGGCTTGCAGCTGAATTGGGAGATAATGTTCCATCTATACCTGAAGGACAAGTCAGTTCTCTTCTGATGCCACCTCAGCCGCTCATGTGCGGTGGTGACTGGCCATTGTTAAGGGTGATGCGAGGTATTTTTGAAGGCGAGTTGGATAATATTGGGAGTGCAGGACATGAGGAGGAAGAAGCTAACGGTGCTGACTGGGGTGATGAGGATTTGGATATTGTTGATGTTGATGGCGTAATTCAGAATGGCGATATAGCAGCCGAAGTTGAGGATGCTGAAGCAGATGAAGAGAATGATGAGGAAGGAGGTTGGGACCTTGAAGATTTGGAATTACCACCGGATATGGAAACACCAAAAGCTAGCACCAATGCTCGTTCACCTTTGTTTGTCGCTCCCACACCAGGCATGCCGGTAAGCCAAATTTGGATTCATAAA
Proteins encoded in this window:
- the LOC103711684 gene encoding coatomer subunit alpha-1-like, yielding MLTKFETKSNRVKGLSFHSKRPWILASLHSGVIQLWDYRMGTLIDRFDEHDGPVRGVHFHKSQPLFVSGGDDYKIKVWNYKTHRCLFTLLGHLDYIRTVQFHDEYPWIVSASDDQTIRIWNWQSRTCISVLTGHNHYVMCALFHPKEDLVVSASLDQTVRVWDIGALRKKTVSPADDILRLSQMNTDLFGGVDAVVKYVLEGHDRGVNWASFHPSLPLIVSGADDRQLKLWRMNDTKAWEVDTLRGHMNNVSCVMFHAKQDIIVSNSEDKSIRIWDATKRTGIQTFRREHDRFWILAAHPEMNLLAAGHDSGMIVFKLERERPAFSVSGDALYYVKDRFLRFHEFSSEKDNQVVPIRRPGSVSLNQGPRTLSYNPTENAVLLCSDVDGGSYELYIVPKDSAGRGDFMQEAKKGSGGSAVFVARNRFAVLDKSNNQALVKNLKNEIVKKSPLPIATDAIFYAGTGNLLCRAEDRVVIFDLQQRLVLGELQTPSVKYVVWSSDMESVALLSKHAIVIASKKLTHRCTLHETIRVKSGAWDENGVFIYTTLNHIKYCLPNGDSGIVRTLDVPIYITKVSGSNIYCLDRDGKNRVMSIDATEYIFKLALLRKRYDHVMSMIRHSQLCGQAVIAYLQQKGFPEVALHFVKDERTRFNLALESGNIQIAVASAKDIDEKDYWYRLGIEALRQGNTSIMEYAYQRTKNFERLSFLYLVTGNMEKLSKMLRIAEIKNDVMGQFHNAMYLGDVRERVTILERAGHLPLAYVTAATHGLADVADRLAAELGDNVPSIPEGQVSSLLMPPQPLMCGGDWPLLRVMRGIFEGELDNIGSAGHEEEEANGADWGDEDLDIVDVDGVIQNGDIAAEVEDAEADEENDEEGGWDLEDLELPPDMETPKASTNARSPLFVAPTPGMPVSQIWIHKSSLAGEHVAAGNFDTAMRLLSRQLGIKNFGPLKPLFVDLYEGSHTYLRAFATAPVISIAVEKGWTESASPNVRGPPALVFKFSQMDEKLKAAYRVTTEGKFPEALRQFLSILHSIPLLVVDSRREVDEVKELIEVAREYVLGLKMEVKRKEIKDNAIRQQELACYFTNCKLQKIHMRLVLASAMSSCYRGGNFATASNFARMLLENSPTEAQVKKARQVLQACGDKKDTNQLNYDYRNPFVVCGATFVPIYRGQKDISCPYCGARFVPAIEGQICAVCELAVVGADASGLLCSPTQTR